Below is a window of Allomuricauda ruestringensis DSM 13258 DNA.
TCCTTGCCCGAAACCTTTGCCTCACAGGAACAGGCACAGGTTCCATTATTGGTTGGATGGAATTCTGCCGAGATACCTGGCATGGCCTTTACCCAGGGCCCCATTACAAAAGAGGTGTTTGTAGCCAAAGTGAAGGAGGCCTATCCAGAGAATTATCAAACTGTATTGAATCTGTATCCACATAGTACGGAAGAAGAACTTCAATGGGCAGCAACGAACCTTGCTTCCGACCGTTTTATAGCCTATAGTACATGGAAGTGGTTCGACTTACACCGTAAGAACAGTGATCAACCCGTATATCGCTATCTATACAGTAAAATCAGACCCCCATTAAAGAACAAAAACCTGGCATCTGGATTGGCGGGTGGTACCGTGGAAAAAAATTCCAATGCCCCACAAATGCCCAAGCCCATCGGCGCGCCACATGCAGCTGAAATCGAATACGCTATGGGTAATCTGCACCTTGTGGATGATTATGCCTGGACCGCCGAGGATTACAAGGCTTCCGAAACCATGCAGCAGTTTTTTGCCAATTTTATTAAGAGTGGAAATCCCAATGGAAAAGACTTGCCCAATTGGGAAGCAGTAGAGCCAAAAGAAAATGAACCCCCCGTGATGATCATAGATACGGAGAGCAAATTGACCAAGGCCGTAGATGATGTACGTTACGAGTTTTTGGACAAGGATTACAAAAATTAATCCTACTTGTTAGAAAAACAGCGATAAGGTGCCTTTGTTGTCGCGCATCTTTTCTACAGGGGGCAATGCCTTTTAGGCATTGCCCCCTGTACCCATTATAGGTACAATATCGAAAACAAACATGCATTTTAAGCAGGTCGCAGTTATCTAGCAATTGTGCTTTGTTGGTCATCGACATATTCCAAGATGTCGCCTGGTTGGCATTCCAATACATTGCAAATAGATTCCAGCGTACTGAACCTAATTGCTTTGGCCTTGCCCGTTTTAAGTATTGAAAGATTTGCCAGTGTCAACCCTACTTTCTCGGAAAGTTCATTTAGGGACATCTTCCTCTTGGCCATTACCACATTCAAATTTACTATAATAGCCATATATTAAACGGTTAGATCATTTTCAGATTTGATATTCAAACCATTTTGAAACAGTTTGAGTAAAACTGCAGCAAATACAGCCACTATAAATGGAACAACTGCCAATATTAACCCCATTAATATAATGCCTGGCGCATCATCAACCTCTCCCACGTAATAGATATACGGCATCCCTCCAGTGTACAACAAACTTATTGTAAAGGCACTTAACTTAATTTTATTTAAGGCCTTGATCGATGCATTTGAAAATGCTTTGTTCCTATCAATATAAAGCAGTAGCCTGTGGGCCTGGTAGAGTGCATACAGGAAAGGAATTTCAGTCACACATATCCCCAATAAAATTGGCCTAAATATCCCCATGCTATCAGCGGCAATGGATACATACAATAAAAAGCCAAACAAACAGATTGCTGCGATAGCTAAAAATAAAACAACAAATTTTAGTAAGAGGGTGGAGCCTCGATCTGTAATTTGTGATTTGATGTTTTTCATTTATCTCAAATTTTGAATACAGAGGCAAATAAAATAAAAATTTATTGAAAAACAACAAAAAATTATCGAATAAAACAAAAAGTTGATGAGGATTGAAAATATGTCAGTTTCTATTAGGAAATTTTTAAGAACCTCTGCCTTTCTTTTCATTATTTAACCAATGAAAGTGAGTTTAAATTGCCACTTTGACATTTCAAAAACTATTTTTATGAGAATAATGTATGATTCATGGTTTGGAATGCATTTTGACTGATTATCAATCGGTATGTTCCAATAGTTTAACATTTAAAAAATTTTAGATTATGGAGAAGAAACCGGTCAAAGTCAGATTAGTGGGTAGAAATGGGAGAAACTACGACATCCAATTTCCTTATCTACATATACCCGTTACAGTCAACGAAACTCTTTATCGTAGAATGTTGAAAAGTGCGGAGTACCAGTTCGATAGTAGTACAGAGAGGCTTAAAGAACAGGGTACCGCGAATTGAACTAAAGTCTATGCCTATTGGTTGACATAGGTGAATAATTTGAAGATTGTTTCCGACCTTCGGACTTGAATAGGTTCCATGTCGTTTGGGCAGAACCAAAGTTGTACATGATAAATGTATTGTCTTTGTCGCAATTTACAGATGTTTAAAGAGTTGAAAACACTTTCTTCTTTGACCAATCAAAGTATGTGCTAATATTTATTCTTTTTTACTGTAGGGCAAGACCTTGGGGCCGGCAGAAACCATAATTCCCGCTTGGAAGATGGCGGCAAGGTCGAACAATATCACGGACAGGCTTATTTTCCATTCCGATAGGGGCTCACAATATGCCAGTTACGAGTTTACCGATATCCTTAAAGGACATAATGGCCTGGTTGTACAATCAATGAGCAGAAAAGGGAATTGCTGGGACAATGCAATGGAGGAATCCTTCTTCAAGAGCTTGAAGGTCGTCGAATAGGTGTACCATCAAAATTATAGCTTCAGGTCCGAAGCGGAACTATCGATATTCCAATGGATAGAGACTTTGTACAATAGGAGGAGGATACACTCGACATTGCACTATAAAACCATAGCGAAATTTGAAAACGAAATGTATAACCAAAAATCAGATGCATGACCCTTATCTAATCGTCACTTTTTTGTTGCAAATCCATTTCCCTCAAGAAATCGTTGGTGGATTGGAAGCTGGGAGTAAGGCTTAAATTCTTTCTTTCATAAGTCTGGATAAAGTCTCCGGTCTTATGGCGAGATAAGATGCCAAATGCTTTCGAGGAATTCGTTCCACAATCTGGGGTTTCATATATTGCATATAAAAGGCCAACCGCTTTCGGGCATTCGGAATTCTTGCCAAATAAACCCTGTGTTCGGCCAGAATGTAATATTCTTCGAGTAATATACGGTTAATGTGTCGCATTTCGGGAAAATGGTTCAAACAGTATTTGTAGTCCTCATATTCCAAATAATCGCAATGGGTCTTTTCCAAACTTTCAATATATTCTTCGCTCTTTTGATTTCTAAAAAAGCCGGTAATAGAGGTGAAAACTTCATTTTCAGTATCTATCCATGTTGTTATTTCTGAAGAATCACAAACAAAATATCCTCTTACCATTCCTTTTTTAATAAGATAAAGTCGGTTGCAAACCTCCCCGGCTTTGCTAATAAGTTCGTTTTTCTCGAAGGAACCACTTTTTATATGCTGAACAAGATAATTTTTTAAACTGGGGCTTAAGGGATAGATTGAGTCGAGAAATAAAATGATAAATAGATTTTTCTCTGTATTCTTTTTGGACAACATGTAAAAAATTAGTTAGGTTTTTTGTTTGGTTCCCAAAAATACCAATTACAAAAGTTTTCTGTATGTTATAGACAATGTTTTTCAATTTGGTGAACAGATGCTTTTGGTTTATCAAATCTGCCCGTCTTTTAGATTACGGCAAAAGGGACTTTAAGAGCTTTTTCCACGTTTATGGCTAATTGTACACGACTGTTGAATTAGTTTATGATCAAACGATATGTATTTCTTGGAAAGCCTAGACATTCCGATAAGCTTTAACACGAAAAGAGATTAGCATTAGGTGCAGTGAATATGTGGGCCCCTCAAAAACTATTTTTGAAATTGTCCATAGCGGACAGGAAAGTAAAAGATAACAAGCCTGAGACTTGTTGATTATTCCAAGTTTAAGGAAAATAAACCTATTGCTCCCATCGTTTTCTATAAAAAACGTAAGAAAAAGAGATGGAATTCTTAATTTGACAGGGCTTTAACCAGCCAAACAAGACATCATTTGATGGTGCTTGACAATAAATAAAAATTGATTTTGATATATAAAAAATCTTCATAATGGTATTGGTATCACTCTAAAGTGATGATTTAAAATGAATTGCCCGAAAAATAACTGTGTTACTGTATTTTCATGGATTTAATCTCCCTAGGGCATAAACTTTCACAAAAAATTATTGTTTATTTTACCATATCAAAAAAAACCTTAACCTACCAAAAGTAAATGAAAGACTATAGCCCATTGTTCCATGATAACCCAAACCCCATTTGGGTCCATGAAATTGATAGTAAGATAATTTTGGAAGTGAACGAGGCGGCTTTGGACCTCTATGGATATTCCCGAAAAGAATTTCTATCTCTCTCATTTCAAGACCTTTTATCTGATGTTGGTGACCTTGGTTTATCAACATTGTTCAATGAATTGGACACTAAGAAAACAGCTTGGCCTCAAAAGACAATTGTTTTTGGGAAGATGGGAAACCCCATAAAATGTAAATTCTCCTTTCAAAAAGTGTTTTTTCAGGACAGGGATTGTATAATGGTGATTGCTACAAATGTAGAACATGCAGAAGAGATGAATTCGGAGCAATCCCTTACCGATTACCTTCGAGTAAGGGCTTCGCAGATTGCCAAATTAGGATACTGGAAACTTGATATAGATACAGGAACATTAATATGGTCGGACGAAGTTTATCATATTTGGGGTGAGGAAAGGGATAAGTTCAATGTCAATTTCGATTCTTTTTATAACAGCATTCATCCAGATGATAGGTTGCTTTTTGACCAAGAGCAGGGGAGTGCTTTGGAGGGTTTGCAGGAACTCGATTTTGTCCATAGGATAATTCGCAGCGATGGAAAAATTAAGTGGGTTCACGAAAAGGGTAGGTTAATTAAGAACAGTAAGGGCAAGCCACTCTCTTTTGAAGGAACCGCCCAGGATATTACAGCACAAATAGAGGAAGAACAGCGGCTTAAACTGTTGGAGAGCGTGGTGACCCACACCAACGATGCCGTTATGATCACCGATTCGGGACCTTTGGAAGAAGAAGGCCCAAAAATAGTTTATGTAAACAGGGCTTTTACCCAAATGACAGGGTACACCCCCGAAGAAATCATTGGCAGAACCCCTGATATGTTAAGAGGTCCAAAGACCGACAGAAATGAATTGGAACGGTTCTACAAAACCTTGACCAAAGGTGAGCCCTGTGAGGTCATCATCACCAATTATCGAAAAAATGGGTCGCCGTTCTGGATCAATATTGCAGCTTCGCCCGTTAAGGACGCCCAAGGGAGGGTCTCACATTATATTGCCATCCAAAGGGATGTTTCATCAAAAATCAATGCCCAGCTCGAAAGGGATTTTTTGGCCAAGATCAGTACCACCTTCAAGGAAAATGAAAATCTGGGCAGCTGCCTTGATCAGGTATGCAAACTGGTCACCCTTCACGGGGGGTTCACTTTTTGCGAGGTTTGGTTGCCCAGCACCCACAAAAACAGCCTTCGGTTCGCGGCCATGTACGGGAAGGATGAAGCTGGGGAAACATTTTATGAACACTCCAAGAATACCAGGGAGATGGGATTTGGCGACGGGCTTCCCGGTACGGTATGGGAAACCGGACAATCGGTGCTCTGGGGCAACATTGACCGGAACAGCCTCTTTATCAGAAAAAAGGCAGCACAACGATCGGGCATTAAGTCGGTGTTGGGCATTCCTTTAAAACACCGGGGCACTATCGTTGGAGTCTTGGCCGTTGGCACCCTGGAAAGGGAGAAACAGTTCAAGGCCCATTATCCCGTACTGTCCAAATTGGAGGATTACTTGGGGTCCGAGATAAACCGCAAGCGTTTGGAGGAGGATCTGACGTACTTGTTCGAGACCCTCCCGGACCTTATTTGCCTGTTTGATTTCAACGGGAATTTCCTTAAAATAAACAAGGCCGGGTGCGACATACTGGGCTACTCCGAAGCTGAGATCGTTGGTTCTCCCGCCCACAGGTTTATACATGTCGAGGACAGGGAAATTTCTGATGGACTGATCCAAAAGATACGGGACGGACAGGAAACCTTCGAGATTGAAAACCGCTACATCACCAAAACGGGCAAACCGGTCTGGCTCAGTTGGCACTGCAAGGTAGTGTTGGACGAAGGCGTGGTCTACGCCACGGCCAAAGATATCACGGAGTCCAAAAAATTACAGGAATTGGTCTCCGATGCATTCCGATTGGCCCGGATAGGTGGCTGGGAAATCGATATGATCCATGAAAAGTTGACATGGTCGGAAGGAGTACACCAAATTTATGAGACCGACCCATTGAACTATGAGCCAGAGTTGGAAGGTGCCATCAATTTCTATAGGGAAGACCACAGGGAGATGGTAAAAGACGCTGTTAGTTCAGCAATGGAAAAAGGAGAGGCTTTTGAATATGAAGCTGCTTTTATCTCGGCAAAGGGCAACGAGAAGTGGGTCAGGGCAATGGGACAGGCCGAAATCGCCAATGGGAAATGTATTCGCCTATATGGAAGTTTTCAGGATATTACCCAATTAAAGGAAGCCGAACATAGGCTTTTGGCCATCACCAACGACCTTCCCGGTGTAACTTTTCAATATTACCTATATCCGGATGGAACCGACAAAATGCAGTCCGTTAGCCAAAAATCCCAAGCAATATGGAATCTTACCCCTGATGAATGCGAGAAACATTCTCAACTTATATGGGATCAGATAAAAAAGGGAGGGGATTATGAAGCGTTGGTGCAAGAAATCCAAAACTCTGTTGAAACACTTCAACAGTGGCATAGCCGATGGCGATATATTATGCCCAATGGTAAAATCCGTTGGCACGAAGGCTATGGTACACCTTATAAATTGGCCGATGGTACCGTTCTCTTCAACTCGATGGTCTTTGATATAACGGACGAGATCAAATTGAAAAATCTCTTGGAGGAGACCTCGGAATTATCCAAGATCGGCAGTTGGGAAATGGAACTGCTTTCAGAGCCTAGAAGCGATACCATGTACTGGTCGCCCATGGTCCGAAAAATAATAGAGGTGGACGGGGACTATGACGCCTCATTGAGCGGCGGCCTTGAATTCTATACCCCCGAAAGCAGGCCAATTGTGGAAAAAAGGATAGAGGAACTTATTGAAAAGGGCACGGAATATGACCAAGAGGTACTGTTAAAAACCGGATCGGGAAAGGAAAAATGGGTACGGATTATCGGAAAAAGCGAACGTGCCAATGGGGTGTGCACCAAAATATATGGAAGTATCCAAGACATACATGCAATGAAAACCACCCAGTTGCAGCTCCAGGAAATTCTGGGCAGTATTTCGGATGCGTTCTATGCCGTGGACAAGGACTGGAACTTTACCTATTTCAACAAAGAGGCCGAAAATTTACTTGGTAAGAAAAGTGATGAGGTACTGGGCAAAAACCTTTGGGAACTGTTTTCCCCTGTCCTGGGTACCGAACTGGAAACCGTGTACAGAAGGGTCGACAAGAAGGGCAGGGCAGAAAGCTTTGAATACCTATATCCTGGAAATGGTTCTTGGTACGAGATCAATACCTACCCTTCCAATGGCGGTGTTTCGGTCTATTTTAAAAACATAGATGAAAGGAAAAAGGCCTCAGAAGCCCTGGAATCGGCCTTTCGGGAAAAAAACATGATTCTGGAGAGTATCGGGGATGCCTTTTTTGCCATGAAGGAGGACTATACGGTAACCTATTGGAACAAGACCGCGGAACGCTTGCTCGGGGTTAAAAGGGAAGACTTGATCGGCAAAAACCTTTGGGACATGTTCCCCGATGCAGTGGACCTGCCCTCCTACACCAACTACAACAAGGTGCTCAAGACCCGTGAACCCATCTCCTTTGAGGACTATTATGGTATTTGGCTGGAAGTCAACGCATATCCATCGGAAGAGGGCATCAGTGTGTTTTTTAGGGACATTACCCAAAAAAAGAAAGCAAACGAGAAAATTCTGCACAAGACAGAGCAGCTGGACATCATTGCCGAAATGAACACGGAGCTGCTCAATTATGACGACTGGTTCAAAGTAGTTGAAAAAGCGTTCGGGAAAGTAGGCAAGTGTATTAAAGCGGACCGGATATATTATTTCCAAAACTCCCTCAATGAAAAAACGGGTGAACTAGAAACTAGCCAGCGCTTGGAATGGAATAATGAAGGGGTGCCTTCCCAGATAAATAACCCCATGCTCCAGAATCTTTCCTTTAGTATGGTACAGGATTTTATGCAACCACTGGCCCAAAACAAGGCTTTCAAGGCCATAGTCAGCGAGATGCCGGATACAGAGACCAAAAGGCTCCTTCTTGAACAGGACATCAAATCCATTTTAGTATTCCCGTTATGGGTCAATAAAAAGTTTTGGGGCTTTATCGGTTTTGACGACTGTAAAAGCGAAAGAAATTGGAACCAAGATGATACTTCCTTTCTAAGGACCATAACAACCAACCTTTCCACGGCAATAGAAACCTCCATGACCAACCAAGAATTGGAACGCTCCTATAATGAAAAGGACCAGATCCTGGAAAGCATTGGGGATGCCTTCTTCGCTGTCGGTAGAGATTGGACAGTCACCTATTGGAACAAACAGGCCGAACAAGTGCTGGGAAGGAAAAGAAATGAGATTGTGGGCAAAAAGCTTTGGGACGAATATGCCGATGCCGTTGAGCTGGAGTTTTATGCACAGTACCACAAGGCCATGGCCACCGGAAAAATGGTCACTTTTGAAGAATTCTACCCCACATTAAATATATGGTTCGAGGTATCGGCCTATCCTGGCAACGAAGGGCTATCGGTCTATTTTAAGGACATCACCTTGCGCAAGGAGACCGATATCGAGATTCTCCGGGCCAACGAGCGCTTTGAAAAGGTGGCACAGGCGACCACGGATGCGATTTGGGACTGGGACATCGAAAACAAGATCTTCCACCGAAGCGATGGATTTGAAAAGCTGTTTGGGCACAGGGTCAAAAAGCGCCTGGATGAAAGCGAGGTATGGGAAGACAGCTTCCACGCGGACGACCTATCGGAGATCAAATCCAGTCTCAAGGAGAGCCTGCAAGACCCTTCCAAGGAATTTTGGAAGAAGGAATACAGGATCGTCCATGAAAACGGAGAAATCAAGACCGTGGTCGACAAAGGGGCCATCATCAGGAACGGGTCCGGGCAGGCCATCCGTATGGTGGGCGCCATCACGGACATCAGCGAGCGCATCGAACACGAAAGGGAATTGGAAGAACTCAACGAAGCGCTCAAAAAAAACATCAAAGACCTGGAAATCACCAACGACCAGTTGGAGCAGTTTGCCTTTATAGCCTCGCACGACCTCCAGGAGCCGCTTCGGATGATTACCAGCTTTTTGAACCAGTTGCAACGAAAATATAGTGGCCAATTGGACGAAAAGGCGGACCAGTACATCCATTTTGCTACCGATGGGGCCAAGAGAATGAAACAGATCATTCTGGACCTCCTCGAATATTCCCGTGCGGGAAGATCTGAGGAGAGCCCCGAGACCATTGACCTGAACGAGCTGGTCGAAGAGTACGAAGTACTGCGGAGCAGGTTGATAAAAGAGAAATCAGTAAAGATCGTCAAGGGGAAATTTCCCAAGGTCACCTGTTATAAGGCGCCATTGACCCAGACCTTCCATTGTTTGATGGACAATGCCATCAAATATTCAAGGGAAGGCGTGCCCCCGCAGATCAAAATCACCGTATCCAACAAGAAAGATCACTGGCAAGTGAAAATCAAGGACAACGGTATTGGCATTGATCCCAGCTTTTATGACAAAGTTTTTATTATCTTTCAACGACTTCATGACAGAGATACCTATGGAGGTACAGGAATGGGGTTGGCCATATCCAAGAAAAATGTGGAATCTTGGGGAGGCAAGATCTGGTTGGAGTCCAGACCAGGTAAAGGAAGTGCCTTTTATTTCACAATAAACAAGAACAAGTCATGAAAACTGTACACATATTATTGGTCGAGGACAATGAGGGGGATATTGTACTAACCCTTGATGCCTTTGAGGAGAGCAAGATCAGGACCAATATCAGTATTGTAAAGAACGGTAACGACGCCCTGGACTTTCTTTTTAAAAGGAACAAGTTTGCCAATGCCCTGCGCCCCGATCTTATCCTTTTGGACATCAACCTGCCCATTTTCAACGGGCATGATGTGCTCAAGAGAATAAAGCAAGACCCTTCCTTGAAGAAGATTCCCGTGATCATGCTCACCACCTCATCCAACCAAAGGGACATCAATATGGCATACGAAAATCACACGAACAGTTATGTGACCAAACCTATAGATATGGATGATTTTATGAAGGCTGTTTTAAAAATCGAGGAGTTTTGGTTACAACTCTCCAAATTGGCCGATTAATATTTAAAAAAATGACCAATGACGAAGGATGACCAACCACTTTCCATACTGGCAATCGAGGACAATCCCGGTGACTTTATCTTGATCGACGATTATTTGCTCGAAAAATTCAGTGCCATCAAGGTTATCCATCAGGAGACCTTTGAATCTGCCATAACGGAGCTCAAATCCTTTGAAAACATCGATATCATATTGCTGGACCTTATATTGCCCGATATGAAAGGGGAACAATTGGTGGAAAAAATCCAAGAAGTCAGTGGCAATATTCCTATCATTATTTTAACAGGCTACTCGGATATTGGCCTGGCCAGAAAAATATTGTCCAAGGGGGTGGCGGATTTTTTGATCAAGGACGAAATCAGCCCGGAGATCATTTACAAGTCCATTATCTATGCCCTTGAGCGAAAAAGTTACATCGCCAAATTGAACAAAAACAAAAAGATATATCAGGACCTGTTTGATTTCAGTCCCCAGCCTATGTGGATTTTTGACCCATCAACCCTCCGTTTTTTGAATGTCAACAAGGCGGCCATCGATAAATATGGCTATACATTGGAGGAGTTCAAGAGCATGACAATTAAGGACATTAGGCCAAAAAATCACATGGAGTTTTTGGAAAAAAGTTTGGAAGAACGCAAAAGAGAAGACCGGGACAGCTATGCGGGTGTGTTTTTCCATATTTTAAAGTCAGGTGAGACTATTTGTGTAGAGATCTATAGCAATAATATTGAATATGAAGGTAGAACAGTGCGATTGATACTGGCAAGCGACATTACCGAAAAACAGGAATATGTGAGCACAGTTGAAACCCAGAACAAAAAACTTAGAGAGATTGCATGGACGCAATCACACGTAGTCAGGGCACCCTTGGCACGTATACTATCGGTAATCCATATACTGGAACAAGATTTTGTGGAACCCCATGATTTTCCATTTCTGCTTGACCAAATAAAAATATCGGGAGATGAACTGGATAAAATTATCCAAAATATTGTTACTGAAACCAATACAATGATGAATTTAAGTAACTTGAAAAATGGAAAAGACAATAATACTGGTGGATGATGACCCAACCTTTAACTGGGTATCATCAAAATTGATACAAAAGGTTTCTCCAGACCTCAAGGTAAAAGAGTTTTCCAATGGCCGGATGGCCTTGGATTTTTTACAGGATAATTTTAACGAAAAGGACCATTACACCATTTTGCTCGATATTAATATGCCAGAGATGAACGGATGGGAGTTTATGGATGCCATAGAGAAAAGTGATTGGGCCAACAGCAAATCAATATCAGTATATATAGTTTCCTCTTCCACGGATCCGAGCGATATGGAAACAGCAAGGACCTATGGATTGATCAAGGATTATCTACAAAAGC
It encodes the following:
- a CDS encoding Crp/Fnr family transcriptional regulator produces the protein MVRGYFVCDSSEITTWIDTENEVFTSITGFFRNQKSEEYIESLEKTHCDYLEYEDYKYCLNHFPEMRHINRILLEEYYILAEHRVYLARIPNARKRLAFYMQYMKPQIVERIPRKHLASYLAIRPETLSRLMKERI
- a CDS encoding response regulator — translated: MTKDDQPLSILAIEDNPGDFILIDDYLLEKFSAIKVIHQETFESAITELKSFENIDIILLDLILPDMKGEQLVEKIQEVSGNIPIIILTGYSDIGLARKILSKGVADFLIKDEISPEIIYKSIIYALERKSYIAKLNKNKKIYQDLFDFSPQPMWIFDPSTLRFLNVNKAAIDKYGYTLEEFKSMTIKDIRPKNHMEFLEKSLEERKREDRDSYAGVFFHILKSGETICVEIYSNNIEYEGRTVRLILASDITEKQEYVSTVETQNKKLREIAWTQSHVVRAPLARILSVIHILEQDFVEPHDFPFLLDQIKISGDELDKIIQNIVTETNTMMNLSNLKNGKDNNTGG
- a CDS encoding DUF2975 domain-containing protein; its protein translation is MKNIKSQITDRGSTLLLKFVVLFLAIAAICLFGFLLYVSIAADSMGIFRPILLGICVTEIPFLYALYQAHRLLLYIDRNKAFSNASIKALNKIKLSAFTISLLYTGGMPYIYYVGEVDDAPGIILMGLILAVVPFIVAVFAAVLLKLFQNGLNIKSENDLTV
- a CDS encoding response regulator, with product MEKTIILVDDDPTFNWVSSKLIQKVSPDLKVKEFSNGRMALDFLQDNFNEKDHYTILLDINMPEMNGWEFMDAIEKSDWANSKSISVYIVSSSTDPSDMETARTYGLIKDYLQKPLNFDVVTDIVSQQ
- a CDS encoding PAS domain S-box protein is translated as MKDYSPLFHDNPNPIWVHEIDSKIILEVNEAALDLYGYSRKEFLSLSFQDLLSDVGDLGLSTLFNELDTKKTAWPQKTIVFGKMGNPIKCKFSFQKVFFQDRDCIMVIATNVEHAEEMNSEQSLTDYLRVRASQIAKLGYWKLDIDTGTLIWSDEVYHIWGEERDKFNVNFDSFYNSIHPDDRLLFDQEQGSALEGLQELDFVHRIIRSDGKIKWVHEKGRLIKNSKGKPLSFEGTAQDITAQIEEEQRLKLLESVVTHTNDAVMITDSGPLEEEGPKIVYVNRAFTQMTGYTPEEIIGRTPDMLRGPKTDRNELERFYKTLTKGEPCEVIITNYRKNGSPFWINIAASPVKDAQGRVSHYIAIQRDVSSKINAQLERDFLAKISTTFKENENLGSCLDQVCKLVTLHGGFTFCEVWLPSTHKNSLRFAAMYGKDEAGETFYEHSKNTREMGFGDGLPGTVWETGQSVLWGNIDRNSLFIRKKAAQRSGIKSVLGIPLKHRGTIVGVLAVGTLEREKQFKAHYPVLSKLEDYLGSEINRKRLEEDLTYLFETLPDLICLFDFNGNFLKINKAGCDILGYSEAEIVGSPAHRFIHVEDREISDGLIQKIRDGQETFEIENRYITKTGKPVWLSWHCKVVLDEGVVYATAKDITESKKLQELVSDAFRLARIGGWEIDMIHEKLTWSEGVHQIYETDPLNYEPELEGAINFYREDHREMVKDAVSSAMEKGEAFEYEAAFISAKGNEKWVRAMGQAEIANGKCIRLYGSFQDITQLKEAEHRLLAITNDLPGVTFQYYLYPDGTDKMQSVSQKSQAIWNLTPDECEKHSQLIWDQIKKGGDYEALVQEIQNSVETLQQWHSRWRYIMPNGKIRWHEGYGTPYKLADGTVLFNSMVFDITDEIKLKNLLEETSELSKIGSWEMELLSEPRSDTMYWSPMVRKIIEVDGDYDASLSGGLEFYTPESRPIVEKRIEELIEKGTEYDQEVLLKTGSGKEKWVRIIGKSERANGVCTKIYGSIQDIHAMKTTQLQLQEILGSISDAFYAVDKDWNFTYFNKEAENLLGKKSDEVLGKNLWELFSPVLGTELETVYRRVDKKGRAESFEYLYPGNGSWYEINTYPSNGGVSVYFKNIDERKKASEALESAFREKNMILESIGDAFFAMKEDYTVTYWNKTAERLLGVKREDLIGKNLWDMFPDAVDLPSYTNYNKVLKTREPISFEDYYGIWLEVNAYPSEEGISVFFRDITQKKKANEKILHKTEQLDIIAEMNTELLNYDDWFKVVEKAFGKVGKCIKADRIYYFQNSLNEKTGELETSQRLEWNNEGVPSQINNPMLQNLSFSMVQDFMQPLAQNKAFKAIVSEMPDTETKRLLLEQDIKSILVFPLWVNKKFWGFIGFDDCKSERNWNQDDTSFLRTITTNLSTAIETSMTNQELERSYNEKDQILESIGDAFFAVGRDWTVTYWNKQAEQVLGRKRNEIVGKKLWDEYADAVELEFYAQYHKAMATGKMVTFEEFYPTLNIWFEVSAYPGNEGLSVYFKDITLRKETDIEILRANERFEKVAQATTDAIWDWDIENKIFHRSDGFEKLFGHRVKKRLDESEVWEDSFHADDLSEIKSSLKESLQDPSKEFWKKEYRIVHENGEIKTVVDKGAIIRNGSGQAIRMVGAITDISERIEHERELEELNEALKKNIKDLEITNDQLEQFAFIASHDLQEPLRMITSFLNQLQRKYSGQLDEKADQYIHFATDGAKRMKQIILDLLEYSRAGRSEESPETIDLNELVEEYEVLRSRLIKEKSVKIVKGKFPKVTCYKAPLTQTFHCLMDNAIKYSREGVPPQIKITVSNKKDHWQVKIKDNGIGIDPSFYDKVFIIFQRLHDRDTYGGTGMGLAISKKNVESWGGKIWLESRPGKGSAFYFTINKNKS
- a CDS encoding response regulator: MKTVHILLVEDNEGDIVLTLDAFEESKIRTNISIVKNGNDALDFLFKRNKFANALRPDLILLDINLPIFNGHDVLKRIKQDPSLKKIPVIMLTTSSNQRDINMAYENHTNSYVTKPIDMDDFMKAVLKIEEFWLQLSKLAD
- a CDS encoding helix-turn-helix domain-containing protein translates to MAIIVNLNVVMAKRKMSLNELSEKVGLTLANLSILKTGKAKAIRFSTLESICNVLECQPGDILEYVDDQQSTIAR